The Roseovarius sp. EL26 genome has a window encoding:
- a CDS encoding lysophospholipid acyltransferase family protein has translation MSDEKQPFWTRDRMVGMAMYAPIAFAMLLPYRWRIAFIGWITSRIVAPIAGYDKRVRENLAYVLPDLPEDEIRHLMRAVPDGAGRNMIELYSHKAFTERTRHSPVTGPGLPAIREARENGKPVIFVTGHFGSFNAARVAMIEQGFEMGVFYRPMSNNWFNARYTEAMRSLSEPMFEQGRRGMIQMVKHLRSGGVLAILTDLNAHDGVPLQFFGKPALSPLATAELALKFDAPLVPVWGIRAENGLDFNILVEEPVPHSDPVTMTQEVNDRLEAQVRQRMDQWFWIHRRWKDGIGPMADKGAQQLEEMRRKADD, from the coding sequence ATGAGCGACGAAAAACAGCCCTTTTGGACCCGTGACCGTATGGTGGGCATGGCGATGTATGCGCCAATCGCTTTTGCGATGCTGCTGCCGTATCGCTGGCGGATTGCGTTTATTGGTTGGATCACATCGCGGATAGTGGCTCCGATTGCGGGCTACGACAAGCGCGTGCGTGAAAATCTGGCGTATGTGTTACCGGACCTGCCTGAGGATGAAATCCGCCATTTGATGCGTGCTGTGCCCGACGGGGCAGGGCGCAACATGATCGAACTTTATTCGCACAAGGCCTTTACGGAACGCACGCGGCATTCGCCTGTGACCGGCCCGGGCTTGCCTGCTATTCGCGAGGCGCGAGAGAATGGTAAACCGGTAATCTTTGTGACCGGACATTTTGGCAGCTTCAATGCCGCGCGAGTCGCAATGATCGAACAAGGCTTCGAGATGGGGGTGTTTTACCGCCCAATGTCAAACAACTGGTTCAACGCGCGTTACACTGAGGCCATGCGCTCACTGTCAGAGCCGATGTTTGAGCAAGGTCGTCGCGGCATGATTCAAATGGTAAAGCATCTGCGCAGTGGTGGCGTTCTGGCGATTCTGACAGACCTGAACGCCCATGATGGCGTGCCGCTGCAATTCTTTGGAAAGCCTGCGCTGTCCCCTTTGGCAACGGCTGAATTGGCGCTAAAATTCGATGCGCCTTTGGTGCCGGTTTGGGGTATTCGTGCGGAAAATGGTTTAGATTTCAACATTCTGGTCGAAGAACCTGTGCCGCATTCTGATCCTGTGACCATGACCCAAGAGGTCAACGACCGGCTGGAGGCACAAGTGCGACAGCGTATGGATCAATGGTTCTGGATTCACCGTCGTTGGAAAGACGGTATCGGCCCAATGGCAGACAAGGGTGCCCAACAATTAGAAGAAATGCGCCGTAAAGCCGACGATTAA
- a CDS encoding lytic transglycosylase domain-containing protein, with protein MLTKKRNFILSLGTCLLVLQTGAATAAECGNNASGFGAWKSSFVKQAKQAGVGKRGLQALASAQYATRTIAADRNQKSFKYSLEKFMQVRGANTIVAQGRKRKAANPNFYASLERQYGVPAGVIIAIHGMETGFGGFMGDSAVVSAITTLAYDCRRSDFFVPHALGALKLVDHGAITPATKGAKHGELGHTQFLPGNALKYGVDANGDGKVDFYSQADALASTANFLRQKGWKPGKGYQPGQPNFQTLQQWNAAGVYQKAIAIMAAKIDA; from the coding sequence ATGTTAACGAAAAAAAGAAATTTCATTCTATCATTAGGAACTTGTTTGTTGGTTTTACAAACTGGGGCAGCAACGGCTGCTGAGTGCGGTAACAATGCCAGCGGGTTTGGAGCTTGGAAATCCAGCTTTGTCAAACAGGCCAAACAAGCCGGCGTTGGCAAGCGTGGCTTGCAAGCCCTTGCCAGTGCACAATATGCAACACGCACCATTGCCGCAGACCGCAATCAGAAAAGCTTTAAATATTCGTTAGAAAAATTCATGCAGGTGCGTGGTGCCAATACAATTGTTGCGCAAGGCCGCAAACGCAAAGCCGCAAACCCTAATTTCTATGCCTCACTAGAGCGTCAATATGGTGTGCCCGCGGGTGTCATAATCGCCATTCATGGTATGGAAACAGGGTTTGGTGGCTTCATGGGCGATAGCGCCGTTGTTTCGGCGATCACGACCCTTGCCTATGATTGTCGTCGCTCCGACTTTTTCGTGCCCCATGCCCTTGGCGCATTGAAATTGGTTGATCACGGCGCGATTACCCCTGCCACAAAAGGCGCCAAACACGGCGAGTTGGGGCACACGCAGTTCCTGCCTGGAAATGCCTTAAAATATGGCGTGGACGCAAATGGCGACGGTAAAGTCGACTTTTATTCTCAAGCTGATGCACTGGCCTCAACTGCTAATTTTTTGCGGCAAAAGGGTTGGAAGCCAGGAAAAGGATATCAACCCGGTCAACCCAACTTTCAAACCCTGCAGCAATGGAATGCGGCTGGTGTCTATCAAAAAGCCATCGCCATTATGGCAGCGAAAATCGATGCGTGA
- a CDS encoding DUF3445 domain-containing protein — MAENEALHFKDHAQTQAQGKEILQTQTPHDVENLRALPGIAPLKPEEWLLSDEAFTAQMAERERLLQTRREDVLALLPEGRAAAEELLEHVLGWLRINGQGYQISGSSVKRPDGVVVDVYPDDPLGSLGRIVQDDFCLLQKQGDEHVLTGAVLCFPASWRLSDKIGRPLIGIHARVQEYDDQVARRVQRLFDGVQVGRPLWRFNRLYYSDPSLFQPVSRQTPSEELSADYPYLRTERQCVLRLPKTQACVFSIHTYVMKRGDTSEN, encoded by the coding sequence ATGGCGGAAAATGAGGCGTTGCATTTCAAGGATCATGCCCAGACCCAGGCACAGGGCAAAGAGATCCTTCAGACCCAAACCCCGCATGATGTGGAGAACCTGCGCGCCTTGCCGGGGATTGCACCGCTAAAGCCGGAAGAATGGCTGCTATCTGATGAGGCTTTTACTGCCCAGATGGCCGAGCGGGAACGCTTGCTGCAAACACGGCGAGAGGATGTTTTAGCGTTGTTGCCCGAGGGGCGTGCAGCAGCGGAGGAGCTGTTGGAGCATGTTCTGGGCTGGCTGAGGATAAACGGGCAGGGGTATCAGATATCGGGCAGCTCAGTGAAGAGGCCAGATGGAGTCGTTGTTGATGTTTATCCAGATGATCCTTTGGGGAGTCTTGGACGGATTGTGCAGGATGATTTTTGCCTGTTGCAAAAACAGGGCGATGAACATGTGTTGACCGGGGCGGTGTTGTGTTTCCCGGCAAGCTGGCGATTGTCCGACAAGATCGGGCGACCATTGATTGGTATTCATGCGCGGGTGCAGGAATATGATGATCAAGTCGCGCGGCGGGTGCAGCGCCTTTTTGATGGCGTACAGGTTGGGCGGCCACTGTGGCGGTTTAACCGGCTGTATTATTCTGACCCATCCTTGTTTCAGCCTGTATCACGTCAGACCCCGTCTGAGGAATTAAGCGCAGATTATCCTTATCTGCGGACTGAGAGACAATGCGTGCTGCGCCTGCCGAAAACACAGGCCTGTGTCTTTTCTATCCATACCTATGTGATGAAACGCGGGGACACATCAGAGAATTGA
- the clpS gene encoding ATP-dependent Clp protease adapter ClpS: MIDCIVRLSGPTSSQDDDGPDGDASVLVETRPKTKRPPLYKVLLLNDDYTPMEFVIAVLERFFGMDHAQAFEIMLTVHKKGVAVVGVFSHEIAETKVAQVMDFARRHQHPLQCTMEKE, from the coding sequence ATGATTGATTGTATCGTCAGATTGTCAGGCCCGACCTCAAGCCAGGATGATGATGGACCCGATGGGGATGCATCTGTTCTGGTTGAGACACGTCCAAAGACCAAGCGCCCGCCGCTTTATAAGGTGTTGTTGCTCAATGACGATTATACTCCGATGGAGTTTGTAATCGCGGTGCTGGAGCGGTTTTTTGGAATGGATCATGCGCAGGCCTTTGAAATTATGCTGACGGTTCACAAAAAAGGCGTGGCGGTGGTCGGAGTGTTCAGTCATGAAATTGCGGAAACCAAGGTGGCGCAGGTGATGGATTTTGCCCGCAGACACCAACATCCGCTGCAATGTACAATGGAAAAAGAATAA
- the purB gene encoding adenylosuccinate lyase has product MIPRYSRPEMVAIWSPETKFRIWYEIEAHACDAMANLGVIPRENAEAVWKAKDVEFDVARIDEIEAETKHDVIAFLTHLAEHVGSDEARFVHQGMTSSDVLDTCFNVQLVRAADILIEDAKGLLAALKTRAFEHKNTIRIGRSHGIHAEPTTMGLTFARFYAEMDRNLRRLQTAREEIATGAISGAVGTFANIDPAVEEHVCKELGLEPEPISTQVIPRDRHAAFFAALGVVSSTVENIATEIRHMQRTEVLEAAEFFSMGQKGSSAMPHKKNPVLTENLTGLARLVRMAVVPALENVALWHERDISHSSVERNIGPDTTITLDFALARLTSVIEKLLVYPDNMMANMNKFPGLVMSQRVLLALTQAGVSREDSYKMVQRNALKVWETGCDFKGELLADEEVVKALGVEQIEEKFDLGYHTKHVDTIFTRVFGES; this is encoded by the coding sequence ATGATTCCTCGCTATTCACGCCCTGAAATGGTTGCCATCTGGTCGCCCGAGACAAAATTCCGCATCTGGTACGAGATCGAGGCGCACGCCTGCGATGCTATGGCCAATCTGGGTGTGATCCCGCGCGAAAACGCCGAGGCCGTCTGGAAAGCCAAGGATGTCGAATTTGATGTCGCCCGCATTGACGAGATCGAAGCTGAAACGAAACACGATGTTATCGCGTTTCTGACCCATCTGGCTGAACATGTTGGCTCGGACGAGGCACGTTTTGTCCACCAAGGCATGACCAGTTCAGACGTGCTCGACACCTGCTTCAATGTCCAACTGGTGCGCGCCGCGGACATCCTGATCGAAGATGCCAAAGGTCTGCTCGCCGCACTGAAGACCCGCGCATTTGAACACAAAAACACCATCCGCATCGGCCGTTCACACGGTATCCATGCCGAACCAACCACAATGGGCCTGACCTTCGCGCGTTTCTACGCTGAAATGGACCGCAACCTGCGTCGCCTTCAAACGGCACGTGAAGAAATTGCCACTGGCGCCATTTCCGGCGCGGTTGGTACATTCGCCAACATCGACCCCGCAGTAGAAGAGCACGTCTGTAAGGAGCTGGGCCTCGAGCCAGAGCCGATCTCAACCCAAGTGATCCCACGCGACCGTCACGCCGCCTTCTTTGCCGCGCTTGGTGTTGTCTCCTCTACCGTCGAAAACATCGCGACTGAGATTCGCCACATGCAGCGCACCGAAGTTCTGGAAGCGGCCGAATTTTTCTCGATGGGTCAAAAAGGCTCATCTGCGATGCCGCACAAGAAAAATCCAGTTCTGACTGAAAACTTGACCGGTCTGGCGCGTCTGGTACGTATGGCCGTCGTGCCCGCTCTGGAAAACGTGGCGCTCTGGCACGAGCGCGATATTTCCCACTCATCTGTTGAGCGTAACATCGGTCCTGATACGACCATCACCCTTGATTTTGCTCTGGCCCGCCTGACCAGCGTGATCGAAAAGCTGCTGGTCTATCCTGACAACATGATGGCCAACATGAACAAGTTTCCCGGTCTGGTCATGTCGCAACGAGTTCTGCTGGCCCTGACACAAGCCGGCGTCTCGCGCGAGGATTCCTATAAAATGGTACAGCGCAACGCCCTGAAAGTCTGGGAAACCGGCTGTGACTTCAAAGGAGAGCTGCTGGCCGATGAAGAAGTGGTCAAAGCACTGGGTGTGGAACAGATCGAGGAGAAATTCGACCTTGGCTACCACACCAAGCATGTCGACACGATCTTTACCCGCGTTTTCGGCGAAAGCTAA
- a CDS encoding amino acid ABC transporter substrate-binding protein has protein sequence MRRIALGLLMTALFAAPATAQTLDRIRAKGEINIGYRTDAAPLSFADSGGNPTGYSIKICKAIVAAMAQPLELEKIKTNFIPVTTEDRFDKVASGDVDLLCGASTITLSRRVKVDFSTPTFIDGTAVLLLRDASGDMSALDGKKIGVRKGTTTEKALGNSLKRAGVNGEVVAFDNHQAAMAAMEAGEIEAHFADQSILYNLFSNSELQNKFKISNEILTVEKHGLVMARGDADMRLLVDTILSRLYSSGEMSKLYRKSFPTAQPGLAMRAMYLIAPTLP, from the coding sequence ATGCGTCGCATCGCTCTTGGCCTTCTCATGACGGCCCTGTTCGCAGCCCCGGCCACCGCCCAAACACTTGACCGCATCCGGGCCAAAGGAGAAATTAACATCGGATACCGCACGGACGCAGCGCCCCTGTCATTCGCCGATAGTGGCGGTAATCCTACCGGTTATTCGATCAAAATCTGCAAAGCAATTGTTGCGGCTATGGCTCAGCCACTTGAGCTTGAAAAAATCAAGACAAACTTTATCCCGGTCACAACAGAAGATCGTTTTGACAAAGTGGCATCCGGTGATGTTGACCTTTTGTGCGGAGCATCGACAATCACGCTGAGCCGCAGAGTGAAAGTTGACTTTTCAACTCCAACTTTCATTGATGGAACTGCAGTTCTGCTACTTCGGGACGCCAGCGGGGATATGTCAGCCCTGGATGGCAAGAAAATTGGCGTTAGAAAAGGCACTACCACCGAGAAAGCCCTGGGAAATTCGCTAAAACGCGCTGGCGTCAATGGTGAAGTCGTTGCGTTTGATAACCATCAGGCTGCGATGGCGGCTATGGAAGCTGGCGAAATCGAAGCCCATTTCGCAGATCAATCTATTCTGTACAATCTCTTTAGTAATAGTGAGCTACAAAATAAGTTCAAAATTTCAAACGAAATTTTAACGGTGGAAAAGCATGGCTTAGTGATGGCGCGTGGTGATGCGGATATGCGTCTTTTGGTCGATACCATCCTCTCAAGGCTTTATTCCAGTGGAGAGATGTCGAAACTATACCGCAAATCTTTCCCTACAGCACAACCTGGGCTGGCGATGCGTGCCATGTATCTGATCGCACCTACATTGCCGTGA
- a CDS encoding M48 family metallopeptidase: MLRPLLAAAIIAPSLALAGGGSSTAPKPSETTQTCTGGKVWDKKSKSCVDPQHSALTDDQLYQAVREFAYHDQLDHAQTALSAMSDQDEDRVLTYWGFTYRKLGEVDRGMVYYRAALTENPANILARSYMGQAMVEQGDLQGARHQLLKIREYNGKGSWAEASLYEAITTGQTYSY; the protein is encoded by the coding sequence ATGCTTCGTCCATTACTTGCCGCCGCCATCATCGCCCCCAGCCTTGCGCTTGCCGGGGGTGGCAGCTCCACCGCTCCGAAACCTTCAGAGACTACCCAAACCTGTACCGGTGGCAAAGTCTGGGACAAAAAATCAAAATCATGCGTCGATCCGCAGCATAGCGCATTGACCGATGACCAGTTGTATCAAGCCGTTCGCGAGTTTGCGTATCATGACCAGCTCGATCATGCGCAAACCGCGCTTTCTGCAATGTCCGACCAAGACGAAGACCGCGTTTTGACTTATTGGGGTTTCACCTATCGTAAACTTGGTGAAGTTGATCGCGGCATGGTTTATTATCGTGCGGCCCTCACAGAAAACCCCGCAAATATTCTGGCCCGATCCTACATGGGGCAGGCCATGGTCGAACAGGGTGACCTGCAAGGCGCGCGTCATCAGCTGCTCAAAATTCGAGAATACAACGGCAAAGGCAGTTGGGCAGAGGCCTCGCTTTATGAGGCTATTACCACCGGCCAGACCTACAGCTACTGA
- a CDS encoding SDR family NAD(P)-dependent oxidoreductase, which yields MSFSISGKTAIVTGGANGIGLAIGRHFVDKGANVMFADMDEKQLLHELGENKEDSPQRYFAGDLREKLTQANLLSATIDAFDQVDILINASRQIAPSDALSAEDDAVEMLLQQNLMAALRLSQTIAKRMIKQADKLDDDDGVIGAIINLSSIAARNTHPELLAYSVSNAALNQMTRSMAVSLAPNRIRVNAVAFGSVMSGSLQRTLRDNLEFRKEIEERTPLGRIASAHELAETVQFLASDSSDFMTGQVLTVDGGRSLLDPVTAPAH from the coding sequence ATGTCATTTTCAATTTCCGGCAAGACAGCAATAGTGACCGGCGGGGCCAATGGAATTGGCTTGGCGATCGGACGGCATTTCGTTGACAAAGGTGCAAACGTAATGTTTGCCGACATGGACGAAAAGCAACTGCTGCATGAATTGGGTGAGAATAAGGAAGATAGCCCGCAACGGTACTTTGCCGGGGACCTTCGGGAAAAATTGACCCAGGCCAACCTGTTATCGGCCACAATTGATGCATTTGATCAGGTTGATATCCTTATCAATGCCTCGCGACAGATTGCCCCTTCGGATGCTTTGAGTGCCGAGGATGACGCGGTCGAGATGTTGTTGCAACAAAATCTCATGGCGGCTTTGCGGTTGAGCCAGACAATCGCCAAACGGATGATCAAGCAGGCCGATAAATTGGATGACGATGACGGTGTGATTGGTGCTATCATTAATCTATCCTCGATCGCTGCGCGGAATACGCACCCTGAATTGCTGGCTTATTCCGTATCAAATGCCGCACTTAACCAGATGACCCGGTCGATGGCTGTGTCGTTGGCACCCAATCGGATCCGAGTAAACGCGGTGGCGTTTGGGTCCGTGATGAGTGGGTCATTGCAACGAACCCTGCGTGACAATTTGGAATTCCGTAAAGAAATCGAAGAACGCACGCCATTGGGGAGGATCGCTTCGGCGCATGAATTGGCTGAGACCGTGCAGTTTCTGGCCAGCGACAGTTCGGACTTTATGACGGGTCAGGTGCTGACAGTTGATGGTGGCCGTAGTCTGCTGGACCCCGTCACAGCGCCAGCGCATTGA
- a CDS encoding class I SAM-dependent methyltransferase — MAVISRLSLALSEGDLTLPEAGRIAIFGPRSETDISALPMERCHVVTGFRPDYDHFAGRGYSCSQEPEGRYSLAVVFLGRAKALSQAMIAKAAAVTEGLIVVDGVKTDGIDSMLKAVRKRTEVSAPLSKAHGKLFAFVAGDDFDDWGAQVKQVAPGFETLPGVFSADGIDPASKLLADHLPKKLGKHVVDLGGGWGYLSARILEREEIEALHMIEADHDALTCARQNIADARAWLHWEDATRWQPEDRVNTVVTNPPFHTGRAASPDLGQAFIRSAWGMLKPQGQLWLVANRHLPYEKTMATLFAQVSEVAGDRRFKILNGQKPLRQPR, encoded by the coding sequence ATGGCTGTGATTTCACGCCTGTCGCTGGCCCTGTCCGAGGGGGATTTGACCCTGCCCGAGGCGGGACGCATCGCCATCTTTGGTCCGCGGTCCGAGACGGATATTTCTGCGTTACCCATGGAACGCTGTCATGTCGTGACAGGGTTTCGGCCGGACTATGATCACTTTGCCGGTCGTGGTTACAGTTGTTCGCAGGAACCCGAAGGGCGCTATAGCCTTGCGGTGGTGTTTCTAGGGCGGGCCAAAGCATTGTCGCAGGCGATGATTGCCAAAGCTGCGGCGGTGACCGAGGGGTTGATCGTCGTTGACGGTGTAAAAACAGATGGCATTGACTCCATGTTAAAAGCCGTACGCAAACGCACAGAGGTATCAGCGCCATTGTCAAAAGCGCACGGCAAGCTGTTCGCGTTTGTGGCCGGTGACGACTTTGATGATTGGGGTGCGCAGGTCAAACAGGTGGCGCCCGGTTTTGAGACCTTGCCAGGTGTGTTCTCGGCTGATGGGATTGATCCTGCATCTAAACTTTTGGCAGACCACTTGCCCAAGAAACTGGGTAAGCATGTTGTCGATCTGGGTGGTGGATGGGGATATCTGAGTGCCCGCATTCTGGAGCGTGAAGAGATAGAGGCGTTGCATATGATCGAGGCAGATCATGATGCGCTTACATGCGCCCGCCAAAACATTGCTGATGCGCGGGCCTGGCTCCATTGGGAGGATGCGACCCGTTGGCAACCTGAGGACCGGGTGAACACGGTTGTCACCAATCCACCATTTCATACCGGACGTGCTGCAAGCCCTGACTTGGGGCAGGCGTTTATTCGATCGGCTTGGGGGATGTTGAAACCGCAAGGGCAGCTTTGGCTGGTTGCGAACCGGCATTTGCCCTATGAAAAAACCATGGCAACGCTTTTTGCGCAGGTGTCTGAAGTGGCCGGGGACCGTAGGTTCAAGATCTTGAATGGCCAAAAACCTCTGCGGCAACCACGTTGA
- the hemF gene encoding oxygen-dependent coproporphyrinogen oxidase — translation MMQEQKQRAAAWFRELRDQIVIGFEALEERHSTGPLGDQPAGRFDVRETTRTADDGSDAGGGLMSVMRGGRVFEKVGVNVSEVYGTLDEAAQKSMAARGVPGIADNPQFWASGISLVAHMQNPHAPAVHMNTRMFWTPGAWWFGGGSDLNPCIEYTEDTQHFHDTQKAHLEPHGAGLYPRLKEWADEYFYIPHRKRARGVGGIFMDDQNSGDWEADFALTQDIGRAFLPAFVPLIDRRRVQEWGVADKDVQLVHRGLYAEYNLVYDRGTKFGLATGHDPDAVLMSLPPMAKWV, via the coding sequence ATGATGCAAGAACAAAAACAGCGGGCCGCGGCCTGGTTTCGTGAGCTTCGTGATCAGATCGTAATCGGGTTTGAAGCCCTGGAAGAGCGGCACAGCACTGGCCCGCTGGGGGATCAACCCGCGGGACGGTTTGACGTGCGCGAGACAACACGCACGGCGGATGATGGATCAGACGCCGGTGGCGGATTGATGAGCGTGATGCGTGGTGGTCGCGTGTTTGAGAAAGTTGGCGTCAACGTGTCCGAGGTGTACGGCACATTGGACGAGGCCGCGCAGAAATCCATGGCTGCACGCGGTGTGCCGGGCATTGCAGACAATCCGCAGTTCTGGGCCAGTGGCATTAGTTTGGTGGCGCATATGCAAAATCCGCATGCGCCAGCCGTGCATATGAACACTCGGATGTTCTGGACGCCGGGGGCCTGGTGGTTCGGTGGCGGATCTGATCTGAACCCTTGCATTGAATACACTGAGGACACCCAGCATTTCCATGACACGCAGAAAGCGCATCTGGAGCCGCACGGCGCAGGTCTCTATCCGCGTCTCAAAGAATGGGCTGATGAGTATTTTTATATTCCACACCGTAAACGTGCGCGCGGTGTTGGTGGTATCTTCATGGATGACCAAAACAGTGGTGACTGGGAGGCGGACTTTGCTTTGACACAGGACATCGGCCGGGCGTTTTTACCGGCCTTTGTACCCCTGATTGACAGGCGACGGGTGCAGGAATGGGGCGTGGCTGATAAGGATGTGCAACTGGTGCATCGCGGGCTCTATGCCGAGTACAATCTGGTCTATGATCGAGGCACCAAGTTTGGCCTGGCCACGGGGCATGATCCGGATGCGGTCCTGATGAGCCTGCCACCGATGGCGAAGTGGGTCTGA